The Arachis hypogaea cultivar Tifrunner chromosome 16, arahy.Tifrunner.gnm2.J5K5, whole genome shotgun sequence genome contains a region encoding:
- the LOC112697791 gene encoding probable isoaspartyl peptidase/L-asparaginase 2, with the protein MGGWAIAVHGGAGVDPNLPLHRQEEAKQLLTRCLNLGISALNSNLPAIDVVELIVRELETDPLFNSGRGSALTEKGTVEMEASIMDGPKRRCGAVSGLTTVKNPISLARLVMEKSPHSYLAFSGAEDFARQQGVEVVDNEYFITPENVGMLKLAKEANAILFDYRIPNGCETTCGANVESPLHMNGLPISVYAPETVGCVVVDREGRCAAATSTGGLMNKMAGRIGDSPLIGSGTYACDLCGVSCTGEGEAIIRATLAREVAAVMEYKGLGLQEAVDFCIKTRLDDGKAGLIAVSKNGEVAYGFNCNGMFRGCATENGFMEVGIWE; encoded by the exons ATGGGTGGTTGGGCTATTGCTGTGCATGGCGGAGCTGGTGTTGACCCTAATCTCCCCCTCCATCGTCAAGAAGAAGCCAAACAACTCCTCACTCGCTGTCTCAATCTCGGCATCTCTGCCCTCAATTCTAATCTTCCTGCCATCGACGTCGTCGAACTCATC GTGAGGGAATTGGAAACAGATCCATTGTTCAATTCAGGGCGTGGATCTGCCCTAACGGAAAAAGGAACTGTGGAAATGGAGGCTAGCATAATGGATGGCCCAAAGAGACGATGCGGCGCCGTTTCGGGTCTCACCACCGTTAAGAACCCGATCTCTCTGGCCCGTTTGGTTATGGAAAAATCCCCACATTCCTACCTCGCTTTCTCTGGCGCCGAAGACTTCGCTAGGCAACAG GGAGTGGAGGTTGTGGACAATGAATACTTCATAACCCCAGAAAACGTTGGCATGCTCAAATTAGCAAAGGAAGCAAATGCAATCCTG TTTGATTACCGAATTCCCAATGGGTGTGAGACAACATGCGGTGCAAATGTGGAGTCCCCACTCCACATGAACGGTCTTCCCATCAGCGTATACGCACCGGAGACGGTGGGTTGCGTGGTGGTGGACCGGGAGGGACGTTGCGCGGCCGCCACATCAACCGGCGGCCTCATGAACAAGATGGCAGGTCGCATCGGCGACTCGCCCTTGATAGGCTCTGGGACCTATGCATGCGACCTATGCGGGGTTTCGTGCACCGGCGAGGGCGAGGCTATCATTCGCGCCACGCTGGCGCGCGAGGTCGCCGCCGTGATGGAGTACAAGGGACTTGGGCTCCAAGAGgcagtggatttttgcatcaaaaCTAGGCTTGATGATGGGAAAGCTGGCCTAATTGCTGTGTCTAAAAATGGTGAAGTGGCTTATGGGTTTAATTGTAATGGCATGTTTAGGGGTTGTGCCACAGAGAATGGGTTCATGGAGGTTGGAATTTGGGAATGA